In the genome of Rickettsiales bacterium, the window TAGATCTAAATTTATTTATTGATATTGGAGAATCTTCATTAGGACGATAACTTTGACTATGAAAATTATGCGTAAAAATTCTATCCGTTAAACTGAGTGCATCTTTAATAGATTGTTTGTCACCAGATTCTATCGCTTTATCCATAGCATAATAAGCAAAATTTACTACATCTGGATGCTTATCAGGCATCGCTCCAACAGTTCTACTTAACTCTTTTAACCTAGCAAAGTCTTTGTTACTCCAATCATCCTTCTGACAAATTTTAATAAATTCATCTCTTTCAACTGATGCATCTTCAAAACTATACATATCAGGATTTATTTCTGTAAATACAAAATCATCATCATCCACCATATTATAGAAACCTTTGTCTTAAAAATTAATTTCTTGGGTAAAAAGAGTAAATCAGAAAAGGTTAATATAAGGTTAATTCAACTTTATTATGCAATGTTGTTATATAATTATAATATTTAACTGCTGTATTTTGAAAACTCATATAAAGCAATTGCAGCCGCATTAGAAACATTAAGACTTTCTAAATTCTTAGAAATTTTTATTTTTGCTATATAATCACAGCTTTTCTTGGTGAGATTTCTCATTCCTTTATCCTCAGAGCCTAAAACGAAAACTATTTTATCCGAGAAAATAGAGTCATTCAACTCTATATCAGTATGCCCATCAAGACCTATGATCCAGTATCCTTCTTTCTGTAAAATTTTCATACAATTAGCTAAATTAGTTACTTTAACTAAAGGAATAGACTCACAAGCTCCAACAGCACATTTTATAATGGTTTGATTTTCGCTTGGACTATTATGCTCTGTTAAAATTATAGCATCTGCTGAAAATGCTGCAGCTGACCTTATAATGGCACCTATGTTATGAGGATCGGTAATCTGATCAAGAATTATTAAACAAGACTTTTCTTTAGCAGAATTCTTTTCAAGAACATCTTCAATTTCTAATGCCTTTAATGGAAAAACTTCTAGCACTATATTCTGATGATTAACTCCATCTGGTAATCTCATATCTATTTCATGAGCTTCCATTAAATGAACTTTAATTTCCAGCTTAGGAAAAGATAATTTTAATTCTCTCCAAATCTCCTGCGTTGTATATAATTTTTTATACTTACGATTAGGATTATTTAATGCAGCAATGACTGGGTGTTTACCGTAAATAAATAATTCTTGAGTTTTGTTTTGTTTTTTATGTGACATATTTTTATCTTTTGTTAGAAACATATGTTAAAATGATTGACAGATAATACAAGATATATTAAAAATATCAATCCTATAGATGTTCAGTGTCTATTAGATGTTCAGTGTCTATAGTGGATTGGGAGAGATGGCCGAGTGGTTAAAGGCAACAGACTGTAAATCTGTCCGTGTAATGCGTACGAAGGTTCGAATCCTTCTCTCTCCACCATAATTTACGCGGGTGTAGCTCAATGGTAGAGCCCCAGCCTTCCAAGCTGGTTACGTGGGTTCGATTCCCATCACCCGCTCCATTATAAAAAGATCTTCGCTATTTTAAATTAGTGAAGTCTATCACAATTTAAGAATGAGGAGAAATTTAAAGATGGCCAAGGAGAAGTTTTTAAGAAATAAGCCACACTGCAATATAGGGACAATTGGTCACGTTGATCATGGTAAAACAACCTTAACAGCAGCAATTACTGGTATAATGTCAGAGCTTGGTGGTGGTGATAAAATAGACTACGATCAAATTGATAGAGCGCCTGAAGAGAAAGCTCGTGGTATTACAATTGCAACAGCGCATGTTGAATATGAAACAGAGAAGCGTCACTATGCTCACGTTGATTGCCCGGGTCACGCCGATTATGTAAAGAACATGATTACTGGAGCTGCTCAAATGGATGGGGCGATATTGGTTGTTTCGGCAGCAGACGGTCCAATGCCTCAAACAAGAGAACATATTCTTCTTGCTCGTCAAGTTGGTGTTCCGTCTCTAGTTGTGTTTTTAAACAAAGTAGATATGGTTGATGATCCAGAATTATTAGAATTAGTAGAGATGGAAGTAAGAGAGTTATTAACTTCTTATGGTTTCCCAGGTGATGACATACCTGTTATTAAAGGTTCGGCGTTAGCAGCTATTGAAGGTAATAATCCTGAGATTGGTAAAGACAAGATTATTGAGTTGATGGCCGCGGTAGATAGTTTCATTCCGCAACCAGAGCGTCCTGTTGACCGTCCTTTCTTGATGCCTATTGAGGATGTGTTCTCAATTTCAGGTCGTGGAACAGTTGTTACTGGAAGAGTTGAGACTGGTATTATCAAAGTTGGTGAAGAGATTGAAATTGTTGGAATTCGCCCTACGCAAAAAACCACTTGTACTGGTGTTGAAATGTTCCGTAAGTTATTGGACGAAGGTCAGGCTGGTGATAATGTTGGTATATTACTACGTGGTA includes:
- the rlmB gene encoding 23S rRNA (guanosine(2251)-2'-O)-methyltransferase RlmB; amino-acid sequence: MSHKKQNKTQELFIYGKHPVIAALNNPNRKYKKLYTTQEIWRELKLSFPKLEIKVHLMEAHEIDMRLPDGVNHQNIVLEVFPLKALEIEDVLEKNSAKEKSCLIILDQITDPHNIGAIIRSAAAFSADAIILTEHNSPSENQTIIKCAVGACESIPLVKVTNLANCMKILQKEGYWIIGLDGHTDIELNDSIFSDKIVFVLGSEDKGMRNLTKKSCDYIAKIKISKNLESLNVSNAAAIALYEFSKYSS
- the tuf gene encoding elongation factor Tu encodes the protein MAKEKFLRNKPHCNIGTIGHVDHGKTTLTAAITGIMSELGGGDKIDYDQIDRAPEEKARGITIATAHVEYETEKRHYAHVDCPGHADYVKNMITGAAQMDGAILVVSAADGPMPQTREHILLARQVGVPSLVVFLNKVDMVDDPELLELVEMEVRELLTSYGFPGDDIPVIKGSALAAIEGNNPEIGKDKIIELMAAVDSFIPQPERPVDRPFLMPIEDVFSISGRGTVVTGRVETGIIKVGEEIEIVGIRPTQKTTCTGVEMFRKLLDEGQAGDNVGILLRGTKREDVERGQVLVKPGSMTPHTNFDSEAYILNKDEGGRHTPFFGNYRPQFYFRTTDVTGTIVLPEGKEMVMPGDNVNLKVELISPIAMDEGLRFAIREGGRTVGAGVVAKILK